From Tripterygium wilfordii isolate XIE 37 chromosome 13, ASM1340144v1, whole genome shotgun sequence, the proteins below share one genomic window:
- the LOC120011912 gene encoding uncharacterized protein At5g64816 isoform X1 — MVEVWWSLLGAAIPAVIAGQAIRIKRKHAEEQRIKSARGREKSSDEIFVCERVCTSKRMLKKVGAFSKDPIPDTCVTVCGVSELDACSDSCARTVCVNQHQVPNWNDICLRRCQSECLKLSALRSA, encoded by the coding sequence ATGGTGGAAGTGTGGTGGTCCCTGTTGGGTGCCGCTATCCCGGCTGTTATTGCCGGGCAAGCTATTAGAATAAAGAGGAAGCATGCTGAAGAGCAGAGAATTAAGAGTGCGAGAGGACGGGAGAAGAGTTCTGATGAAATTTTCGTTTGTGAGAGGGTCTGCACATCAAAGAGAATGTTGAAAAAGGTGGGTGCATTTTCAAAGGACCCGATCCCAGATACTTGTGTTACTGTTTGTGGTGTATCTGAACTTGATGCATGCTCAGATTCCTGTGCTCGCACTGTTTGTGTTAATCAGCATCAAGTGCCCAACTGGAACGATATATGTCTCCGGAGATGTCAGAGTGAATGTCTTAAACTCTCTGCCCTTCGTTCTGCTTAG